One Owenweeksia hongkongensis DSM 17368 genomic region harbors:
- a CDS encoding nicotinate-nucleotide--dimethylbenzimidazole phosphoribosyltransferase, producing the protein MDLSDLFSFEIKSVNNKRLQRLLFRKLGTGQEFIEELETVEKLAFKSALVLNSVNPRLRNPTILVFASDHGISKPLASFIRDEQHTEVNLQSFLQGTLPVNGFSKSSDISIKAVDVGVDHSFEGTLDYWLHHGSKVIDRKQAFGTRNFQEFPAITTAELHSCMQVGMEMVDKERKTGCNVIGFGELARGAKFSAWCTAAALLDKPIAELLAGEPEELTLYLDKALKTHPKSHDVYTILSLYGGYEIGALVAAILRAAQHRMLILIDGLVTATAALAASKLSPSILDYCIFSYRSNDPIHGEILNELKADSLLEVSSFSGMGAGVAYTYPLLKNAMTLFAPKK; encoded by the coding sequence TTGGATTTAAGTGATCTCTTCTCCTTTGAAATAAAGAGTGTTAATAACAAGCGCCTCCAGCGTTTGTTGTTCCGTAAACTTGGTACAGGTCAAGAGTTTATTGAAGAACTGGAAACAGTTGAAAAGCTGGCATTTAAGAGTGCATTGGTGCTCAATAGTGTAAATCCCAGATTACGAAATCCGACCATCCTAGTTTTTGCTTCTGATCACGGTATAAGTAAACCTCTGGCATCCTTTATTAGAGATGAACAGCATACAGAAGTTAACCTTCAAAGTTTTCTTCAGGGTACCTTGCCGGTAAATGGTTTTTCAAAATCCTCTGACATTAGTATAAAGGCAGTTGATGTTGGGGTAGATCATTCGTTTGAAGGAACCTTGGATTATTGGCTTCATCACGGCTCTAAAGTAATTGACCGCAAGCAAGCTTTTGGAACAAGAAATTTTCAAGAATTTCCCGCCATTACAACTGCCGAGCTCCACTCTTGTATGCAAGTGGGGATGGAGATGGTTGACAAGGAAAGAAAAACTGGCTGCAATGTTATTGGGTTTGGAGAGTTAGCCAGAGGTGCAAAATTCAGCGCGTGGTGTACTGCAGCCGCCTTGCTCGATAAGCCTATAGCAGAGTTACTGGCAGGGGAACCAGAAGAACTAACACTCTATTTAGATAAAGCTCTAAAAACGCATCCAAAATCTCATGATGTTTATACAATTCTCAGTTTGTATGGAGGGTATGAAATAGGAGCATTGGTCGCTGCCATACTCCGTGCAGCCCAGCATAGAATGTTAATCTTGATTGATGGTCTAGTAACCGCTACCGCAGCCCTTGCTGCAAGCAAATTATCTCCAAGTATTTTAGACTACTGTATTTTTAGCTATCGCTCAAACGACCCAATCCATGGTGAGATTTTGAATGAATTGAAAGCGGATTCACTTTTGGAGGTGAGTAGTTTTTCAGGGATGGGGGCAGGAGTGGCCTATACTTATCCATTGCTAAAAAATGCCATGACTTTATTCGCACCAAAGAAATAG
- the recN gene encoding DNA repair protein RecN encodes MLKHLSVKNYALIDKLELDLSSGFSVITGETGAGKSIILGALNLVLGKRADLKVLRDETTKCVVEATFILNQNSFKSFFANNELDFESETLIRREITPSGKSRAFINDTPVTLNVLNDLSSRLIDVHSQHQNLLLADTNFQLGLIDAFAKNEKEITVYAESHKRYQDVNKEIKKITESSDRQSFDLDYVNFLLKELTEAKLESGEQENIEEELKLLENAEEIQGKLDSAVKLIEGVETIGINDGLISVGQSFKQLQNYNPIYKELTERVSAIQIELEDIRQEVEQLASDTEYNPERLEKLDSRLSQLIHLQRKHGAEDIDELISKRDELESKIEEVTQAEERLVKLQADLKEAEANRLSAARKLHQTREKAAPAIEKQIVSILSDLNMNDAKLQIKVSQTEIFTKLGNDEITFNFSANKGIALQPLSKVASGGEMSRVMLALKSIMAEHNDLPSIIFDEIDTGVSGETAGKIGNILQKMGGAMQVIAITHLPQIASKGIRHYRVQKKSDTHFTLTDIVELNENERLHELARLLSGEHITDAALANAQHLLKGNKTAV; translated from the coding sequence ATGCTGAAACATCTTTCTGTAAAAAATTACGCTCTAATAGATAAGCTCGAACTTGACTTATCCTCAGGGTTTTCGGTAATTACCGGTGAAACAGGAGCGGGGAAATCTATTATTTTGGGAGCACTGAATTTGGTGCTTGGCAAACGTGCTGACTTAAAGGTACTTCGTGATGAAACCACAAAATGTGTGGTAGAGGCTACTTTTATTTTGAATCAGAATTCCTTCAAAAGTTTTTTTGCAAACAATGAACTCGATTTTGAGTCTGAGACACTAATTCGGAGAGAAATTACGCCATCCGGAAAATCACGTGCTTTTATAAATGATACTCCGGTTACCCTAAATGTTTTAAACGACCTTTCATCAAGGTTAATAGATGTTCATAGCCAACATCAAAATTTGTTGCTTGCAGACACTAACTTTCAACTAGGCCTCATTGATGCTTTTGCTAAAAATGAAAAGGAAATTACAGTCTATGCAGAAAGTCATAAGCGATATCAGGATGTAAATAAGGAGATTAAAAAAATAACTGAATCATCTGATAGACAAAGCTTTGATTTAGACTATGTAAACTTTTTGCTTAAGGAACTTACCGAGGCAAAGTTGGAATCCGGGGAACAAGAAAATATTGAAGAAGAGCTAAAGCTTTTAGAAAACGCAGAAGAAATTCAAGGTAAACTTGACAGCGCTGTAAAGCTTATTGAAGGAGTTGAAACTATCGGTATTAACGATGGACTTATTTCCGTAGGGCAATCGTTTAAACAACTTCAAAATTATAACCCTATTTACAAGGAGCTAACTGAAAGAGTTAGCGCCATTCAGATAGAACTTGAAGACATTCGCCAGGAGGTGGAGCAACTAGCAAGTGACACAGAGTACAACCCAGAGCGCTTAGAAAAGCTTGACTCACGCCTTAGTCAACTTATTCATTTACAAAGAAAACATGGTGCTGAGGATATAGATGAGCTTATATCAAAGCGAGATGAACTGGAATCTAAAATTGAAGAGGTAACTCAAGCTGAAGAAAGGTTAGTAAAGCTACAAGCTGACTTAAAAGAGGCTGAAGCGAATCGCTTGTCGGCAGCAAGGAAACTTCATCAAACAAGAGAAAAAGCTGCTCCCGCCATTGAAAAGCAGATCGTTAGCATTTTGTCTGATCTTAATATGAATGATGCTAAGCTTCAAATTAAGGTTAGTCAAACAGAAATTTTTACAAAGTTGGGCAATGATGAGATCACTTTCAATTTTTCCGCTAACAAAGGTATAGCCTTACAACCGCTATCTAAGGTGGCTTCGGGAGGGGAGATGAGCAGAGTAATGCTTGCCTTAAAATCAATTATGGCCGAGCACAATGATTTGCCATCTATCATTTTTGATGAAATTGACACAGGCGTAAGTGGAGAAACGGCCGGTAAGATTGGAAATATTCTTCAAAAGATGGGGGGAGCAATGCAAGTAATAGCTATCACTCACTTACCACAAATTGCCTCTAAAGGAATCAGACATTATAGAGTTCAAAAAAAGTCGGACACTCATTTTACACTAACGGACATCGTAGAGTTAAATGAAAATGAGCGACTTCACGAACTAGCGAGACTCCTTAGCGGTGAGCACATTACTGATGCTGCTTTGGCCAACGCACAGCATTTGCTTAAGGGTAATAAGACTGCAGTCTAA
- a CDS encoding HAD family hydrolase, giving the protein MELTQLEDTFVDIGGVFLTSAFDLRERMEKMKAIVFVWDGVFNSGHKDITGGSSYSVVDTGGIDLLRFGFFLANKTMIKVAVMSDTDNSLCLQLGKKDHYDNVYLNGQDKENVLRHFCNQHDIHPDEIIYVYDEVADLKVAEQMGIRLAVGRLSSPIFVEYMERHKLADYISTCQGNEHAVREMCELLLTLLDQHFNVIDHKGKNEENYHDYLNRKALVETATNKTAGVVKLES; this is encoded by the coding sequence ATGGAGCTTACTCAATTAGAAGACACATTTGTAGACATAGGAGGTGTATTTCTTACATCAGCATTTGATCTAAGAGAAAGAATGGAAAAAATGAAAGCCATCGTATTTGTTTGGGACGGAGTATTTAATAGTGGACACAAAGATATTACGGGTGGAAGCAGCTATAGCGTGGTAGATACCGGAGGTATAGATTTATTGCGTTTTGGTTTTTTCCTAGCTAATAAGACTATGATCAAAGTAGCTGTAATGAGCGATACAGATAATTCACTGTGTTTACAATTGGGAAAAAAAGACCATTATGATAATGTATATCTAAATGGGCAAGACAAAGAAAACGTGCTCCGCCATTTTTGTAATCAACATGATATTCACCCAGATGAGATTATATATGTATATGACGAGGTTGCTGACCTTAAAGTAGCCGAGCAAATGGGTATTAGACTAGCAGTTGGGAGGTTGAGCAGCCCCATTTTTGTAGAATATATGGAACGCCATAAGCTTGCCGATTATATTTCTACCTGTCAGGGGAATGAGCATGCTGTACGCGAGATGTGTGAACTGCTGTTAACATTGCTCGATCAACACTTCAATGTAATCGATCACAAGGGAAAAAATGAAGAAAACTACCATGACTACCTGAATAGAAAGGCATTGGTAGAAACGGCAACAAACAAAACGGCCGGTGTAGTAAAATTAGAGTCATGA
- a CDS encoding UDP-2,3-diacylglucosamine diphosphatase, with translation MKKRKVEVVVISDVHLGTFGCRAKELYRYLKSIQPKTLVLNGDIVDIWQFRKRYFPKSHLKVIKQIISMASKGTQVHYLTGNHDEMLRKFSDASFGNIHLQDKLILNLGDKKAWIFHGDIFDASIQSAKWIAKLGGWGYDLLITINSFSNWCLEKIGRERFSFSKMIKNSVKKAVKYITDFEDTAAELAVDQGFDFVICGHIHQPEMLEVKTKNGSCVYLNSGDWIENLTALEYNKGSWQMYHYEKEDDDEKDDDENLNDLNIQRLIKKVTDHKSEHEQSA, from the coding sequence ATGAAAAAACGTAAAGTTGAAGTGGTGGTCATCTCTGATGTTCACCTTGGTACCTTTGGGTGCCGTGCCAAAGAGCTGTACAGATACCTCAAAAGTATTCAGCCCAAAACTCTAGTTCTAAACGGAGATATCGTAGACATCTGGCAGTTTAGAAAGCGGTACTTCCCCAAAAGTCACCTTAAGGTTATCAAACAAATCATTTCCATGGCCAGTAAGGGTACACAGGTACATTACCTTACGGGAAACCATGACGAAATGCTAAGGAAGTTTTCCGATGCTAGTTTTGGTAATATTCACCTCCAGGATAAATTGATTCTAAATCTAGGAGATAAAAAGGCCTGGATTTTTCATGGTGATATTTTTGACGCATCTATACAAAGTGCCAAGTGGATTGCAAAACTCGGTGGTTGGGGTTATGACCTACTTATCACCATAAATAGCTTTAGCAATTGGTGCCTGGAGAAGATAGGCCGCGAGCGATTTAGCTTTAGCAAAATGATAAAGAACAGCGTAAAAAAAGCTGTGAAATACATTACTGACTTTGAAGATACGGCAGCTGAATTGGCAGTTGATCAGGGTTTTGACTTTGTGATATGCGGTCATATTCATCAACCAGAGATGCTGGAGGTAAAAACTAAGAACGGAAGTTGTGTTTATCTAAATTCTGGAGACTGGATAGAAAACCTTACTGCCTTAGAATATAATAAAGGTTCATGGCAAATGTATCATTATGAGAAGGAAGATGATGACGAAAAAGATGATGATGAAAATCTGAATGACTTGAATATTCAACGGTTGATAAAAAAGGTAACTGATCATAAATCTGAACATGAGCAAAGTGCCTAA
- a CDS encoding outer membrane protein assembly factor BamD translates to MKARTLIGILSIFILASCSEFQKAQKSTDLDYKYNKAVEYYNNEKYNNAYTLFDELVTLFRGTNKAADAYYYLAMTNYQLGDYILGAYHFKNFAKTFPKSEKAEECSFMVGFCYYLESPTYSLDQTYTYKAINELQLFVNTHPQSEHLQDCNTYIREMRKKLEKKSYEIAYQYYHTGYYQAAVVAFNNTLNDFPDTQYHEEILFTRLLSAYELAKNSIESKKLQRFIESKTAYNEFIGYYPESKDAKEAVQMYVKIQDHIHNLQQQS, encoded by the coding sequence ATGAAAGCACGCACTCTAATAGGCATACTATCCATTTTTATACTCGCATCTTGTAGCGAATTTCAGAAGGCGCAAAAGAGCACCGACCTGGATTATAAGTACAATAAGGCTGTGGAGTATTATAATAATGAGAAGTATAACAACGCATATACTTTATTTGACGAATTGGTAACTCTTTTTAGAGGAACCAACAAGGCGGCTGATGCTTATTATTACTTGGCTATGACCAACTATCAGCTAGGTGACTATATTCTTGGTGCTTACCATTTTAAGAATTTTGCCAAAACATTTCCAAAAAGTGAAAAGGCGGAGGAGTGCTCATTTATGGTTGGGTTTTGTTATTACTTAGAGTCACCAACTTATAGCCTAGATCAAACCTATACCTACAAAGCAATAAATGAGCTTCAGCTTTTTGTAAACACTCATCCACAAAGTGAGCATTTGCAAGATTGCAACACGTATATCCGTGAGATGCGTAAGAAGCTGGAAAAGAAATCATACGAGATTGCTTACCAATATTATCATACAGGATATTACCAAGCTGCAGTTGTAGCTTTTAATAATACCCTTAATGACTTTCCTGATACTCAGTATCACGAAGAAATTTTATTCACTAGGCTTTTATCGGCTTATGAGCTGGCAAAGAACAGTATTGAAAGTAAAAAGCTGCAGCGATTTATTGAATCAAAAACAGCGTATAATGAATTTATCGGATATTATCCTGAAAGTAAAGATGCCAAAGAGGCCGTGCAGATGTACGTGAAAATTCAGGATCATATTCATAATTTACAGCAACAATCATAA
- the porD gene encoding type IX secretion system protein PorD, with protein MQKIFYYILLITFCLSSSNALAQELNAQVQIISDKIQATNRQRFTTLETAIREFLNNRQWTNEKYAQEEKISCQFILTLNSENNDAYSGDIQILYSRPIYKSGYNSPVLIHRDTKFDFTYLQYDRLDFSINTNLSNLTSVLAYYAYIIIGLDHDTYSIKGGDPYYTKAQTIVNNAQGSSYGGWSSFEGNNNRFWLVDNLTSPVFDDFRIGLYQYHRLGLDLMNEPTQQAAAKNVIKNSLMKLEAVNNKRRNSMLMQIFFDAKSQEIINIFSGGEPMKLADLKEVLVEIDPTNSSKYQAMGKT; from the coding sequence TTGCAAAAGATATTCTACTACATATTACTGATCACCTTTTGCCTAAGTAGCAGCAATGCTTTGGCACAAGAGCTAAACGCTCAGGTTCAGATTATTTCGGATAAAATTCAGGCCACAAACCGTCAGCGGTTTACCACCTTAGAAACTGCTATTCGCGAGTTTTTGAACAACAGACAGTGGACCAACGAAAAATATGCTCAGGAGGAAAAAATTAGCTGTCAGTTTATTTTGACCCTTAATAGCGAAAATAATGATGCCTACTCGGGTGATATTCAGATTCTGTATAGTCGACCCATTTACAAGTCAGGTTACAATTCGCCAGTATTGATACATCGTGATACTAAGTTTGATTTCACTTACCTGCAGTACGATCGTCTTGACTTTTCAATAAACACTAATCTTTCTAACCTTACTTCCGTTTTAGCTTACTACGCCTATATTATCATTGGCTTAGATCACGACACTTATTCTATAAAAGGTGGAGATCCATACTATACAAAAGCGCAAACAATTGTGAATAATGCCCAAGGAAGCTCGTATGGTGGTTGGTCGAGTTTTGAAGGAAACAACAATCGCTTTTGGTTGGTAGACAATTTAACTAGCCCTGTCTTTGATGATTTCAGAATTGGTCTCTATCAATATCACAGGTTAGGCCTGGACTTGATGAATGAGCCAACACAACAAGCTGCCGCTAAAAATGTGATCAAGAATTCTCTTATGAAGCTTGAGGCTGTGAATAATAAGCGTAGAAACTCAATGTTAATGCAGATTTTCTTTGATGCAAAGAGTCAGGAAATCATCAATATTTTCAGTGGTGGCGAGCCAATGAAGTTGGCGGATCTCAAGGAAGTTCTTGTAGAAATAGATCCTACAAATTCTTCCAAATACCAGGCAATGGGTAAGACATAA
- the mscL gene encoding large-conductance mechanosensitive channel protein MscL, whose protein sequence is MLKEFKEFIQRGNVLELAVGFIMATYFGAIVKSLVNDIIMPPVGMAIGGVDFAQLKLVLKEGTPAVMSGEDVVSPEVAEVAIMYGNFINIVLTFLIVAFVVFLVVKMYNNYLKKKEVAPDPAPPKPTVEVELLTEIRDALKR, encoded by the coding sequence ATGCTCAAGGAATTTAAGGAATTTATCCAGCGTGGCAATGTGTTGGAGTTGGCAGTCGGTTTTATCATGGCTACCTATTTTGGTGCTATTGTAAAGTCTCTCGTAAATGATATCATTATGCCTCCTGTTGGCATGGCTATTGGCGGGGTAGACTTTGCACAGCTCAAACTGGTGCTCAAAGAAGGTACACCTGCTGTAATGAGTGGCGAAGACGTAGTGAGTCCAGAAGTTGCTGAAGTAGCCATTATGTATGGAAACTTCATCAACATTGTACTTACCTTTCTTATCGTTGCCTTTGTGGTGTTTTTGGTTGTAAAGATGTACAACAATTACCTTAAGAAGAAAGAGGTTGCTCCAGATCCAGCACCACCAAAACCTACAGTGGAAGTAGAATTGTTAACCGAAATACGTGATGCATTGAAAAGGTAA
- a CDS encoding DNA-directed RNA polymerase subunit omega, with product MDYKKVDAPRTTVTQNHNEIDAQTENIYEALAIVSKRADQIGEEIKVELHDKLDEFATNTESLEEIFENKEQIEVSRFYESLAKPTSIAMEEWKAGKVYFRRPEVKQEGE from the coding sequence ATGGATTACAAGAAAGTTGATGCTCCGAGAACTACCGTTACTCAAAACCACAATGAAATAGATGCTCAAACTGAGAACATCTATGAAGCCTTGGCAATTGTGTCAAAGCGTGCGGATCAAATAGGAGAGGAGATCAAGGTTGAGCTTCATGATAAGCTTGATGAATTTGCCACAAACACTGAGAGTTTGGAGGAGATTTTTGAAAACAAGGAGCAAATTGAAGTTTCCCGTTTTTACGAATCTTTAGCTAAACCTACTTCTATTGCTATGGAAGAGTGGAAGGCTGGTAAAGTTTACTTCAGAAGACCAGAAGTAAAACAAGAAGGAGAGTAA
- a CDS encoding glycosyltransferase family protein, protein MSKVPKILYAVQGTGNGHVARASEIIPILQKYGEVDVVLSGDQSEVNLPVKPKYRSKGIVFIYNSKGGISYIKTLFKNNLVRIFREIFTFPVYDYDIVINDFESITAWACKLKGKDCFGLGHQASFQSKKCPHPEERDWLGAFILKYYAPCSSYLGFHFDRYDKFIYSPVIRSDIRAIVPSNKRHYTVYLPAFGNNEIELILNKVENVKWEVFSKHTSAVSSKGNITFYPISSAGFIKSFSECEGVFTSAGFETPAEALYLGKKLMLVPIKGQYEQLCNAEGAKKMGVPVIYELNQKSIPILQDWILNTKPIKVDYPDTTEFLIHSFIIGPWHKDLKEIEPVNN, encoded by the coding sequence ATGAGCAAAGTGCCTAAAATTCTTTACGCTGTTCAAGGTACCGGAAATGGACATGTTGCCAGAGCCAGTGAGATTATTCCAATACTTCAAAAATATGGTGAAGTGGATGTGGTACTTAGTGGTGATCAAAGTGAAGTAAACCTTCCTGTTAAACCAAAGTACCGAAGCAAAGGAATTGTTTTTATATATAACAGTAAGGGGGGGATAAGCTACATCAAAACCCTTTTCAAGAATAACCTTGTTAGGATTTTTCGTGAGATATTTACCTTCCCGGTTTATGACTATGACATCGTTATTAATGATTTTGAAAGCATCACAGCCTGGGCGTGTAAGTTAAAAGGTAAAGATTGCTTTGGACTGGGGCATCAAGCTTCATTTCAATCCAAAAAATGCCCTCATCCTGAGGAAAGAGATTGGCTAGGAGCCTTTATATTGAAGTACTACGCTCCCTGTTCATCCTATCTGGGTTTTCATTTTGATAGGTATGACAAGTTTATTTACTCCCCCGTAATACGTAGTGATATACGTGCAATAGTGCCAAGCAACAAAAGACATTATACGGTTTATCTTCCCGCCTTTGGGAATAATGAAATAGAATTGATCCTCAATAAAGTAGAAAATGTAAAGTGGGAAGTATTCTCAAAACATACTTCTGCAGTTTCTTCAAAAGGGAATATTACATTCTACCCCATTAGCAGCGCAGGCTTTATTAAAAGCTTTTCAGAATGTGAGGGAGTATTTACTTCAGCTGGTTTTGAAACACCCGCTGAGGCCTTGTATTTAGGGAAAAAATTGATGCTGGTTCCTATTAAAGGGCAGTATGAACAGCTCTGCAATGCAGAGGGCGCAAAGAAGATGGGGGTTCCCGTTATATATGAACTAAACCAAAAATCAATACCAATATTACAGGATTGGATTCTCAATACAAAGCCTATAAAGGTGGACTACCCAGATACCACTGAATTTTTGATTCATAGCTTTATAATTGGACCTTGGCACAAAGATTTGAAAGAAATAGAACCTGTAAATAATTAA
- a CDS encoding YncE family protein: protein MKTNILKICVLGALLSIGACKDDPKPDPAPPSTTAVMIGNTGLTPQGSGTLTSYNPELQVPNNNAFQKANTYTMGPGLNSMLVDGDKTFLVMSGNAEIVVVNTSNYKVIKRFTGFGTPRHIVKASSNKYYVTDWQDEGVHVLYYNQTSPSKFIYTGLGPERMIIKDDLLFVANSGGPGTIADSTVSIINTKVDTITTELQVAFKPNSMQLDSRDQLWVLCAGFQDVIDPFASLPGELMSFDLSRDSLEYYPDSIVHVDTLSLVLSDNQLRPHDLVINKEGKKLYFIDNENGDDGNIMVHDVKMPMLTQAPYIQGFFYSLGYDMVQEELYGGSPGNYLLNGEVHRYRENGNQIDFFTAGIIPSCFGFK from the coding sequence ATGAAAACTAACATTTTGAAAATATGCGTTTTAGGCGCACTTCTTAGTATAGGAGCTTGTAAAGACGATCCTAAGCCAGATCCGGCACCACCTAGCACCACTGCGGTGATGATTGGAAATACAGGACTTACACCTCAGGGTTCAGGTACTTTAACCTCATACAATCCAGAGCTTCAAGTGCCCAATAATAATGCCTTTCAAAAAGCCAATACTTATACTATGGGGCCTGGTTTAAATAGTATGCTGGTAGATGGTGACAAAACATTTTTAGTAATGTCTGGTAATGCAGAGATTGTAGTTGTAAACACTAGTAATTATAAAGTAATAAAGCGTTTTACCGGATTTGGAACTCCTCGACATATAGTAAAGGCTTCGAGCAATAAATATTATGTTACTGATTGGCAAGATGAAGGTGTGCATGTACTGTATTATAATCAAACTTCTCCTTCCAAGTTCATTTATACAGGATTAGGGCCAGAAAGGATGATTATAAAAGATGATTTGCTGTTTGTAGCAAATAGTGGTGGCCCTGGAACTATTGCAGACAGCACCGTTAGTATTATAAATACTAAAGTAGATACCATTACTACTGAGCTTCAAGTTGCTTTTAAGCCAAACTCTATGCAACTAGATAGCCGAGATCAATTGTGGGTGCTATGTGCTGGCTTTCAGGATGTAATTGATCCTTTTGCAAGCTTACCTGGCGAATTAATGTCTTTTGATCTTTCCCGTGATTCCCTTGAGTATTATCCTGATTCTATTGTGCATGTAGATACTTTGAGTCTGGTATTATCCGACAATCAGCTTCGCCCACATGATTTGGTTATAAACAAAGAAGGAAAGAAGCTTTACTTCATTGATAATGAAAATGGTGATGACGGCAATATCATGGTACACGATGTGAAAATGCCAATGCTTACACAAGCTCCATACATTCAAGGTTTTTTCTACTCATTAGGATATGACATGGTGCAGGAAGAACTTTACGGAGGCTCGCCTGGAAATTATCTTTTAAATGGGGAGGTGCACCGTTATCGTGAAAATGGCAACCAAATAGATTTCTTTACGGCCGGCATAATTCCATCTTGCTTTGGATTTAAGTGA
- the coaBC gene encoding bifunctional phosphopantothenoylcysteine decarboxylase/phosphopantothenate--cysteine ligase CoaBC has product MLSGKKVLLGVTGSIAAYKASFLVRLLIKAGAQVKVVLSPAARDFVTPLTLATLSKNPVLWEYFDANDEEGKWNNHVDLGLWADLMVIAPATSDTLSKMASGLCDNFLMGVYMSAKCPVYFAPAMDLDMYRHPSTQGNIKKLQDFGNCFIPSGDGELASGLIGEGRMAEPEEIIDFINQDLLSLSPLKDKTVLITAGPTHEPIDPVRFIGNHSSGKMGISLAETAAEMGAKVNLVLGPTPLRPTNADVNVISVETAVHMHQECEKLFSLTDISIMAAAVADYRPKKVADQKIKKADGGLHIDLIKNPDILFDLGNKKSATQVVVGFALETENGIENAIGKLHKKNCDLIVLNSPSFNTGFGKDTNEVTLINRKEEQITLGLKSKQDIAKDILLHITDHLLPK; this is encoded by the coding sequence ATGCTTAGCGGAAAGAAAGTGCTATTAGGGGTTACCGGTAGCATTGCCGCATATAAAGCCAGTTTTCTGGTAAGACTGCTCATTAAAGCGGGTGCACAGGTGAAGGTTGTTCTTTCGCCTGCGGCCCGCGATTTTGTTACACCCCTTACCTTGGCTACCCTTTCTAAAAACCCGGTTCTTTGGGAATACTTTGATGCCAACGATGAAGAAGGCAAATGGAATAACCATGTAGACTTGGGACTATGGGCAGACCTTATGGTGATTGCCCCAGCTACTTCAGATACACTTTCTAAAATGGCTAGCGGACTTTGCGACAACTTCTTAATGGGAGTATATATGTCTGCAAAATGTCCGGTATATTTTGCTCCAGCAATGGACCTCGATATGTATCGCCATCCCTCCACACAAGGAAATATCAAAAAACTTCAGGATTTCGGAAATTGTTTTATCCCTTCTGGTGATGGCGAACTTGCCAGTGGGTTAATTGGAGAAGGCAGAATGGCTGAACCTGAAGAAATCATTGATTTTATTAATCAGGATTTATTGAGCCTATCACCCCTTAAGGACAAAACTGTATTAATAACTGCTGGCCCAACCCACGAACCTATAGATCCTGTGCGCTTTATTGGAAATCACAGCTCAGGCAAAATGGGAATAAGTTTGGCTGAAACAGCTGCAGAAATGGGAGCAAAAGTAAATTTGGTTTTAGGACCTACTCCTTTGCGACCAACAAATGCAGACGTAAATGTTATTTCCGTGGAAACGGCCGTGCATATGCACCAAGAATGCGAGAAATTATTCTCACTTACAGATATTTCGATAATGGCCGCTGCTGTGGCGGATTACCGACCGAAAAAGGTAGCCGATCAGAAAATAAAAAAAGCTGATGGAGGCCTTCATATTGATTTAATCAAAAACCCGGATATCCTTTTTGACTTAGGGAATAAGAAATCAGCCACACAAGTGGTGGTAGGTTTTGCTCTAGAAACGGAAAACGGAATTGAAAACGCAATTGGTAAGTTGCACAAGAAAAACTGTGATCTCATCGTTTTGAACAGCCCAAGCTTTAATACTGGTTTTGGAAAAGATACCAATGAAGTAACTTTGATCAATCGAAAGGAGGAGCAAATAACTTTAGGACTAAAAAGTAAACAAGACATTGCAAAAGATATTCTACTACATATTACTGATCACCTTTTGCCTAAGTAG